A DNA window from Streptomyces sp. CA-278952 contains the following coding sequences:
- a CDS encoding DUF1918 domain-containing protein, whose protein sequence is MEAHTGDRLLMHGRTVGQHDRVAEIIEVLGDGGAPPYRLRFEDGREHLMSPGPDSVVQHREAPTDER, encoded by the coding sequence ATGGAGGCACACACGGGCGACCGGCTGCTGATGCACGGCAGGACCGTGGGACAGCACGACCGGGTCGCCGAGATCATCGAGGTGCTCGGCGACGGGGGCGCTCCCCCGTACCGGCTCCGCTTCGAGGACGGCCGTGAACACCTGATGTCACCGGGCCCCGACAGCGTCGTCCAGCACAGGGAGGCGCCGACGGACGAGCGGTAG
- a CDS encoding 3-hydroxybutyryl-CoA dehydrogenase: MADIARVGVVGCGQMGAGIAEVCARSGLEVKVAETTGEALEIGRTRLHNSLAKAAERGKISAEERDETLGRLSFTTDLGEFADRDLVIEAVVENEQVKTEIFQVLDQVVTRQDAILASNTSSIPLVKLAVATSRPDRVIGIHFFNPAPVQKLVELIPALTTSDETIARAEAVVQDVLGKHPIRAQDRSGFVVNALLIPYLLSAIRMFESGIASREDIDNGMEMGCAHPMGPLKLADLIGLDTVASVADSMYAEYKEPLYAAPPLLQRMVDAGRLGRKTGSGFYPY; encoded by the coding sequence ATGGCCGACATTGCACGCGTCGGAGTGGTGGGCTGTGGCCAGATGGGCGCGGGTATCGCGGAGGTGTGCGCGCGCAGCGGCCTCGAAGTAAAGGTCGCCGAGACCACCGGCGAAGCGCTGGAGATCGGCCGCACCCGTCTGCACAACTCCCTCGCGAAGGCCGCCGAGCGCGGCAAGATCAGCGCGGAGGAGCGGGACGAGACCCTCGGCCGACTGAGCTTCACGACCGACCTCGGGGAGTTCGCCGACCGCGATCTCGTCATCGAGGCCGTCGTGGAGAACGAGCAGGTCAAGACCGAGATCTTCCAGGTGCTCGACCAGGTGGTGACCCGGCAGGACGCGATTCTGGCCTCCAACACCTCCTCGATCCCGCTGGTGAAGCTGGCCGTCGCCACCTCGCGCCCGGACCGGGTCATCGGCATCCACTTCTTCAACCCGGCCCCAGTGCAGAAGCTCGTCGAGCTGATCCCGGCGCTGACCACCTCGGACGAGACGATCGCCCGCGCCGAGGCCGTCGTGCAGGACGTGCTCGGCAAGCATCCGATCCGCGCCCAGGACCGGTCCGGCTTCGTCGTGAACGCCCTGCTGATCCCGTACCTCCTCTCCGCGATCCGGATGTTCGAGTCGGGCATCGCCAGCCGCGAGGACATCGACAACGGCATGGAGATGGGCTGCGCCCACCCGATGGGTCCGCTCAAGCTGGCCGATCTGATCGGCCTGGACACCGTGGCCTCGGTCGCGGACTCGATGTACGCCGAGTACAAGGAGCCGCTGTACGCCGCTCCCCCGCTGCTCCAGCGGATGGTCGACGCGGGCCGGCTCGGCCGCAAGACGGGGTCGGGCTTCTACCCGTACTGA
- a CDS encoding glycoside hydrolase family 10 protein, giving the protein MRGTGVARRAFVLGAAGLLAAMTSAGDAVAFPAGRSRGGGRFAEPGQVRGMWIATVANIDWPSKPGLTAARQEAELLAYLDRAVELRLNTVVFQVRPTADALWPSPHEPWAACLTGTQGKDPGWDPLGTAVRAAHDRSLELHAWFNPYRVANHTDPTRLIASHPARRNPSWVVPYGGKLYYNPGLPEVRRFVQDAMLHAVRRYDIDAVHWDDYFYPYPVAGQAFDDDAEFERYGGGFAGRAAWRRDNIDRLVRETGERIRQIKPHVRFGVSPFAVWRNAATDPLGSDTRAGVQTYDDLYADTRKWVKEGWIDYICPQIYWHIGQAAADYAKVLAWWSRTVRGTGVDLYVGEALYKAGDPAQAEAWQDPAELSRHLTLARDHAEVGGHVFFSGKSVMADRIGAMRRVVADHYTDRARLYPDRGRTYPHRGRPSAR; this is encoded by the coding sequence ATGCGGGGAACGGGAGTGGCGAGAAGGGCGTTCGTGCTGGGTGCGGCCGGACTGCTGGCGGCGATGACGTCGGCCGGTGACGCGGTCGCCTTTCCGGCGGGGAGGAGCAGGGGCGGCGGGCGGTTCGCGGAGCCGGGTCAGGTGCGCGGCATGTGGATCGCCACGGTCGCCAACATCGACTGGCCGTCCAAGCCGGGGCTCACGGCGGCGCGGCAGGAGGCCGAGCTGCTCGCGTATCTGGACCGGGCGGTCGAGCTGCGGCTCAACACGGTGGTGTTCCAGGTCCGGCCGACCGCCGACGCCCTGTGGCCCTCGCCGCACGAGCCGTGGGCCGCCTGCCTCACCGGGACCCAGGGGAAGGACCCGGGCTGGGACCCGCTCGGCACGGCGGTGCGCGCGGCGCACGACCGGAGCCTGGAACTGCACGCCTGGTTCAACCCCTACCGGGTGGCGAACCACACCGACCCCACCCGCCTCATCGCCTCCCACCCGGCCCGGCGGAACCCGAGCTGGGTCGTGCCGTACGGCGGGAAGCTCTACTACAACCCCGGGCTGCCGGAGGTCCGCCGCTTCGTCCAGGACGCGATGCTGCACGCCGTGCGGCGCTACGACATCGACGCGGTGCACTGGGACGACTACTTCTACCCGTACCCGGTGGCCGGTCAGGCCTTCGACGACGACGCGGAGTTCGAGCGGTACGGTGGCGGCTTCGCCGGCCGGGCGGCCTGGCGGCGCGACAACATCGACCGGCTCGTGCGCGAGACGGGGGAGCGGATCCGGCAGATCAAACCCCACGTCCGCTTCGGCGTCAGCCCCTTCGCGGTCTGGCGCAACGCTGCGACCGACCCGCTGGGTTCGGACACCCGGGCGGGCGTGCAGACCTACGACGATCTGTACGCCGACACCCGCAAGTGGGTCAAGGAGGGATGGATCGACTACATCTGCCCGCAGATCTACTGGCACATCGGCCAGGCCGCCGCCGACTACGCGAAGGTCCTCGCCTGGTGGAGCCGGACCGTCCGGGGCACGGGCGTCGATCTGTACGTGGGTGAGGCGCTGTACAAGGCGGGTGACCCCGCCCAGGCGGAGGCCTGGCAGGACCCTGCGGAGCTCTCCCGGCACCTCACCCTCGCCCGGGACCACGCGGAGGTGGGCGGCCATGTCTTCTTCTCGGGGAAGAGCGTGATGGCGGACCGGATCGGCGCGATGCGACGCGTGGTGGCCGACCACTACACGGACCGGGCCCGGCTCTATCCGGACCGGGGCCGCACGTATCCGCACCGCGGTCGCCCTTCGGCGAGGTGA